Proteins encoded together in one Sinorhizobium meliloti window:
- a CDS encoding antibiotic biosynthesis monooxygenase family protein, with translation MSNSPLTIIAMTTAKAGKEAALGAAQEKLVAETLMEDGCLRYELHQSLDDGRIRIFVESWETDAQWRAHMEGAAMQRFLASGVGDYFADFSLHRLAKIAG, from the coding sequence ATGTCAAACTCTCCGCTCACCATCATTGCCATGACTACCGCCAAAGCCGGCAAGGAGGCGGCCCTTGGGGCTGCCCAGGAAAAGCTCGTCGCCGAGACTCTCATGGAGGACGGCTGCCTGCGCTACGAACTGCACCAGTCCCTCGATGACGGCCGCATTCGCATCTTCGTCGAAAGCTGGGAGACCGACGCACAGTGGCGGGCGCACATGGAAGGCGCTGCCATGCAGCGGTTTCTGGCCAGCGGCGTCGGCGACTATTTCGCCGATTTCTCGCTGCATCGGCTGGCGAAGATCGCCGGCTGA
- a CDS encoding SDR family oxidoreductase has protein sequence MDLQLTDKTALVTGATAGIGLEIARALAREGANVIITGRDRPKLDIAITDIKTSGGESVAGVLADAATADGAATIAKAAPSVDILVNNLGIYESKDFGAITDADWNHLFEVNVMSGVRLSRAYLPGMLEQNWGRIIFISSESGLAIPPDMIHYAATKTAQLSVSRGLAQLTRGTNVTVNAVLPGPTRSEGIETFLRSQATDPSAPIKEIEAEFFATARSASILQRMVEAEEVANLVTYLASPLSSATNGAALRAEGGLVNTIA, from the coding sequence ATGGATTTGCAACTGACCGATAAAACCGCGCTCGTTACCGGCGCCACCGCTGGTATCGGGCTCGAAATCGCCCGCGCGCTCGCCCGCGAAGGCGCGAATGTGATCATCACCGGCCGCGACCGGCCGAAGCTCGACATAGCCATCACCGACATCAAGACGTCCGGCGGGGAATCCGTTGCCGGCGTTCTTGCAGACGCTGCCACCGCTGATGGCGCAGCGACCATCGCCAAGGCCGCGCCGTCGGTCGACATCCTGGTCAATAATCTTGGCATTTACGAAAGCAAGGACTTCGGCGCCATCACCGACGCTGACTGGAACCATCTCTTCGAGGTGAACGTGATGAGCGGCGTACGCCTGTCGCGCGCTTACCTGCCTGGCATGCTGGAGCAGAACTGGGGTCGGATCATCTTCATCTCAAGCGAGTCCGGCCTCGCCATCCCGCCCGACATGATCCATTACGCGGCCACCAAGACGGCGCAACTCTCCGTCTCGCGCGGCTTGGCGCAACTGACGCGCGGCACCAACGTCACGGTGAACGCGGTGCTGCCGGGGCCGACCCGTTCGGAAGGCATCGAGACCTTCCTGCGCAGCCAGGCCACCGATCCTTCCGCTCCGATCAAAGAGATCGAGGCCGAATTCTTCGCCACTGCGCGCTCCGCTTCGATCCTGCAGCGGATGGTGGAGGCAGAAGAAGTGGCAAACCTCGTCACCTATCTCGCCAGCCCGCTTTCGTCGGCCACCAACGGCGCAGCACTGCGCGCCGAGGGCGGCCTCGTCAACACGATTGCCTGA
- a CDS encoding LysR substrate-binding domain-containing protein produces MPRILMERSGEMEVFARVVQEGGFSAAARSLDITPSAVSKLIARLEARLGTRLLMRTTRALTLTEEGEAYHHAALKILQALNDADREASGGAVRGRLRVNATIPFGTMFVAPAMPAFIARNPDLIVDLSFADGIVDLVAEKTDVAIRMGNLPDSGLIARKLGQSRRVVCAAPSYLERKGKPQTPADLERHDCLTFNFRRERPSWPFRWDGREIAQAVTGSLVVNNGETMKQMVLAGAGVARLGLFHVAADIAAGRLVPLLEDCNPGDLELIHAIYVGGGPLPHRVRAFIEYMIDALEESPLLKGG; encoded by the coding sequence GTGCCGCGCATTTTGATGGAACGCTCTGGCGAGATGGAGGTGTTTGCGCGAGTGGTGCAGGAGGGCGGCTTCTCGGCAGCCGCGCGCAGCCTCGACATCACGCCATCGGCGGTCAGCAAGCTGATCGCGCGTCTGGAGGCAAGACTTGGCACGCGCCTTCTGATGCGCACGACCCGCGCGCTAACGCTGACCGAAGAAGGCGAGGCTTATCATCACGCCGCGCTCAAGATCTTGCAGGCTCTGAACGATGCTGATCGGGAAGCGTCGGGCGGCGCCGTTCGTGGCCGGCTTCGGGTGAACGCCACCATTCCGTTCGGCACCATGTTCGTGGCGCCTGCGATGCCCGCCTTCATCGCGCGGAACCCCGATTTGATCGTTGATCTCAGCTTCGCAGACGGTATCGTCGATCTCGTCGCGGAAAAGACCGACGTCGCCATTCGCATGGGCAACCTGCCGGACAGCGGCCTGATCGCGCGAAAGCTCGGTCAGAGCAGGCGAGTGGTGTGCGCCGCGCCTTCGTACCTGGAACGCAAAGGAAAGCCCCAGACGCCCGCCGATCTCGAGCGTCATGACTGCCTGACCTTCAACTTTCGCCGCGAGCGGCCCTCATGGCCCTTCCGGTGGGACGGCCGGGAGATCGCCCAGGCGGTCACCGGAAGCCTGGTCGTCAACAACGGTGAGACGATGAAGCAGATGGTGCTTGCCGGAGCCGGCGTTGCACGGCTCGGGCTGTTTCACGTCGCCGCCGACATCGCCGCCGGAAGGCTCGTGCCTCTGCTCGAGGACTGCAATCCAGGTGATCTCGAACTGATCCACGCCATTTACGTCGGCGGTGGACCATTGCCGCATCGGGTTCGAGCCTTCATTGAATACATGATCGATGCATTGGAAGAGTCACCCCTCCTGAAGGGCGGATAG
- a CDS encoding cupin domain-containing protein, with the protein MTRKDFDVNSVRPSGSAPARATLFDPGAEGPWRGSLPGDTLGAPVTVLAYGTNRTGEGPRLHVHPYDEVFVVIEGRARFFVGDTVLDATAGQAVFGPAGIPHRFENLGPGRLQTIDVHHSPHWIQTDLD; encoded by the coding sequence ATGACGCGCAAAGATTTCGACGTCAATTCGGTCAGGCCAAGCGGAAGCGCGCCTGCTCGTGCAACGCTTTTTGATCCGGGTGCTGAAGGTCCCTGGCGTGGCTCTTTGCCGGGTGACACACTCGGAGCACCGGTGACCGTGCTCGCTTACGGCACCAACCGCACTGGCGAAGGCCCACGTCTTCACGTGCATCCCTATGACGAGGTGTTTGTCGTGATCGAGGGCCGGGCCCGTTTTTTCGTTGGAGACACTGTCCTCGACGCGACTGCCGGTCAGGCTGTGTTTGGCCCGGCTGGCATCCCACACCGGTTCGAAAATCTCGGACCAGGGCGTTTACAGACTATAGACGTCCACCATTCGCCGCATTGGATCCAGACCGACCTCGACTAG
- a CDS encoding VOC family protein, with amino-acid sequence MNALNDKSSSAIVAVSDIDRARRFYSDILGLELNDEGMEGVLVYKTGATYLVVYSSEFAGTNKANAVVWDCGPDIDAIVADLGSKGVTFERYEMEGVSYKDGLHDANGFKMVWFKDPDGNILHLNSA; translated from the coding sequence ATGAACGCACTCAACGACAAGTCTTCCTCGGCCATTGTCGCGGTGAGCGACATCGATCGGGCGAGGCGTTTCTACAGTGATATACTGGGGCTTGAACTCAACGACGAAGGCATGGAAGGCGTGCTGGTCTACAAGACGGGCGCGACGTATCTGGTCGTCTACAGTTCGGAATTTGCCGGCACCAACAAGGCCAATGCCGTGGTGTGGGACTGCGGACCAGACATCGACGCCATCGTTGCCGACTTGGGTTCCAAGGGTGTGACGTTCGAGCGCTATGAGATGGAGGGCGTGTCATACAAAGACGGGCTCCACGATGCGAACGGGTTCAAGATGGTCTGGTTCAAGGATCCCGACGGCAACATCCTCCATCTGAACAGCGCATGA
- a CDS encoding SMR family transporter gives MRIAWLFLVLAIATEVVGLTVMKAASGSGTYWGHIVMYASIALSYVFLARAVKTIPVGVAYAVWEGSGVAVITLVSVFVFGHALSGREMLGLAMAVAGILLLNAGRSDAAETAA, from the coding sequence ATGCGTATCGCATGGCTTTTCCTGGTCCTTGCGATCGCGACCGAGGTCGTCGGCCTGACTGTGATGAAGGCGGCATCCGGCTCCGGCACCTATTGGGGGCATATCGTCATGTATGCCTCGATCGCGCTCTCCTACGTCTTCCTGGCGCGAGCGGTGAAGACCATTCCGGTGGGCGTCGCCTATGCGGTCTGGGAAGGATCGGGCGTCGCCGTGATCACGCTCGTCTCTGTTTTCGTTTTCGGCCATGCGCTTTCCGGTCGCGAGATGCTGGGCCTTGCGATGGCCGTCGCGGGAATACTTCTCCTCAATGCCGGCAGGAGCGATGCCGCGGAAACCGCCGCATGA
- a CDS encoding SMR family transporter — translation MSASGLSFAFAVAAGVLDVAANLASTKSNGFARRGWGALSIVLVLAAFALLAEAIKDMDLAIAYAILGATGIFGTAICGRLFFGQRLKPIGWLGLSLIFGAVLVLHTA, via the coding sequence ATGAGCGCGTCGGGTCTCTCCTTCGCATTCGCGGTCGCCGCCGGTGTGCTCGATGTGGCAGCGAATCTCGCCTCGACGAAGTCGAACGGCTTTGCCCGCCGCGGCTGGGGTGCCCTTTCGATCGTCCTGGTGCTTGCGGCCTTCGCGCTCCTGGCGGAAGCGATCAAGGACATGGACCTGGCGATCGCCTATGCCATTCTCGGCGCAACCGGAATCTTCGGTACGGCCATCTGCGGCCGCCTTTTCTTCGGTCAGAGGCTGAAACCGATCGGCTGGCTTGGACTGTCACTGATTTTCGGCGCGGTGCTGGTGCTTCACACCGCCTGA
- a CDS encoding AbrB/MazE/SpoVT family DNA-binding domain-containing protein, whose translation MPCPAKVRADMGLSAGDRVDFIRMEDGHYAVVPASHSIRSLKGIVPRPDRPVSLEDMQKAIAAGSTGE comes from the coding sequence ATCCCATGCCCGGCCAAGGTCCGCGCCGATATGGGTCTTTCCGCCGGGGATCGTGTGGACTTCATCCGTATGGAGGACGGCCACTACGCCGTTGTGCCCGCTTCCCATTCGATCAGATCGCTCAAGGGGATCGTTCCTCGTCCGGACAGGCCAGTCAGTCTCGAGGATATGCAGAAAGCGATAGCCGCTGGATCCACCGGCGAATGA
- a CDS encoding SDR family NAD(P)-dependent oxidoreductase: MTAVFTARPEHGLAWVTGASSGIGRAVALRLAEEGYSVVVTARSHEKLVDLQHEAAGAGRMIVLDGDVTDPKDMERLLAKIEYEHGQVALAVLNAGVVLPVRGDDLHRDAFDRSFAVNLNGVVNCLVPLVEHMEPKGHGQIAIMSSVAGYGGLPMGAAYGASKAALINMAESLKFDLDRIGIRLQVICPGFVDTKAVPKGGFPRPALVSTEEAAERICAGLKSSRFEITFPKRFTYLVKLLRILPYGLYFALLDRLVPGRAAVAAPPKNKRSGSDGQPSGAVKHQHRPRPLQS, encoded by the coding sequence ATGACAGCCGTATTCACCGCCCGCCCCGAACATGGATTGGCATGGGTCACCGGCGCGAGTTCCGGAATCGGTCGCGCCGTGGCGCTTCGATTGGCCGAGGAAGGCTATTCGGTGGTCGTCACGGCGCGAAGTCACGAGAAGCTGGTAGATCTTCAACACGAGGCGGCCGGAGCAGGGCGCATGATCGTTCTCGATGGAGACGTCACCGATCCGAAGGACATGGAGCGGCTCTTGGCAAAAATCGAATACGAGCACGGGCAGGTGGCACTCGCCGTGCTCAACGCCGGCGTCGTCCTGCCGGTCCGTGGCGACGACCTGCACCGAGACGCCTTCGACCGAAGCTTCGCGGTCAATCTCAACGGGGTCGTCAACTGCCTCGTTCCGCTTGTCGAACATATGGAGCCCAAGGGGCATGGACAAATCGCGATCATGTCGTCGGTGGCCGGCTATGGCGGCCTGCCGATGGGCGCCGCCTATGGTGCGAGCAAGGCGGCACTCATCAACATGGCGGAGAGCCTGAAATTCGATCTCGACCGCATCGGCATCCGCCTGCAGGTCATCTGTCCCGGCTTCGTGGATACGAAGGCCGTGCCGAAAGGCGGATTCCCGAGACCCGCGCTGGTGAGCACGGAGGAGGCGGCGGAGCGGATATGCGCGGGGCTGAAGTCTTCGCGTTTCGAGATCACCTTCCCGAAACGATTTACGTACTTGGTCAAATTGCTGCGGATCCTGCCCTATGGGCTTTATTTCGCGCTTCTCGACCGGCTGGTACCGGGGAGGGCAGCCGTCGCCGCGCCTCCGAAGAACAAGCGCTCAGGATCCGACGGACAGCCGTCAGGCGCTGTCAAGCATCAGCACCGCCCTCGACCCCTGCAATCTTGA
- a CDS encoding cysteine synthase A, with protein MPVLPSVLEAIGNTPLIRLKAVSEATGCDILGKAEFLNPGQSVKDRAALWIIRQAEKAGQLRPGGVIVEGTAGNTGIGLAVVGSALGYRTVIVIPETQSQEKKDALRLLGAELVEVPAVPYKNPNNYVKISGRLAAQLAETEPNGAIWANQFDNVANRQAHVDTTAPEIWRDTDGKVDGFICAVGSGGTLAGVAEGLRARNAAIKIGIADPEGAALYNFYAHGELKSSGSSITEGIGQGRITANLEGFTPDFAYQIPDAEAVPYVFDLIEQEGICVGGSTGINIAGAVRLARDLGPGHTVVTILCDYGNRYQSKLFNPDFLTSKGLPVPDWLKTTSNIAVPYEPAG; from the coding sequence ATGCCTGTTCTTCCGTCCGTGCTCGAAGCAATCGGCAACACGCCGCTGATCCGGCTAAAGGCCGTTTCCGAAGCGACCGGCTGCGACATTCTCGGCAAAGCGGAGTTCCTCAATCCCGGGCAGTCCGTGAAGGACCGGGCGGCGCTCTGGATCATCCGCCAGGCCGAGAAGGCCGGGCAGTTGCGACCGGGCGGCGTGATTGTCGAAGGTACGGCCGGCAATACGGGGATCGGCCTTGCCGTTGTGGGTAGCGCACTCGGATACCGCACCGTCATCGTCATCCCCGAAACCCAGAGCCAGGAAAAGAAGGACGCGCTGCGCCTGCTTGGGGCCGAACTGGTCGAAGTTCCAGCTGTGCCTTACAAGAATCCCAACAACTACGTGAAGATCTCCGGCCGGTTGGCGGCCCAACTCGCCGAAACAGAGCCCAACGGCGCCATCTGGGCGAACCAGTTCGACAATGTCGCCAACCGGCAAGCGCATGTCGACACGACCGCGCCTGAAATCTGGCGAGACACCGACGGCAAGGTCGACGGCTTCATCTGCGCCGTCGGCTCCGGCGGCACGCTTGCCGGTGTGGCGGAAGGTTTGCGCGCCCGCAATGCGGCGATCAAGATCGGCATCGCCGACCCGGAAGGGGCGGCACTCTACAATTTTTATGCCCATGGCGAGCTCAAGTCGAGCGGCAGCTCGATCACCGAAGGCATCGGTCAGGGCCGAATCACCGCCAACCTCGAAGGCTTCACGCCGGACTTCGCCTACCAGATTCCCGATGCTGAAGCGGTACCCTACGTGTTCGATCTCATCGAACAGGAAGGTATCTGCGTCGGCGGCTCGACCGGCATCAACATCGCCGGAGCCGTGCGGCTTGCCCGTGACCTCGGGCCGGGACACACGGTCGTGACGATCCTCTGCGACTATGGTAACCGCTATCAGTCGAAGCTCTTCAATCCGGACTTCCTGACCTCCAAGGGTTTGCCGGTTCCGGACTGGCTGAAGACGACCTCGAACATAGCAGTGCCATACGAACCCGCTGGATAG
- a CDS encoding alanyl-tRNA editing protein, with product MTGTVTALFRDDFYLSTCEARVTAILEGGGIQLDQTCFYATSGGQPGDTGFLEREDGSRIDIVETRHGATKDVIAHMPAGGAPTPAVGEKLVLHIDWPRRYRLMRMHTACHLLSVVCPFPITGAAVGEEESRVDFDMSETIDKDEVTAALMKLVEENHPVYVQWITDEELAANPGIVKSKNVRPPMGLGRVSLVCIGENSSIDSQPCGGTHVSETQEVGAIHIAKIEKKGKENRRFRIRFATPEDGVAV from the coding sequence ATGACCGGAACCGTCACCGCCCTCTTCCGAGACGATTTTTACCTCTCGACCTGCGAAGCACGTGTGACGGCAATCCTGGAAGGCGGCGGCATCCAGCTGGATCAGACCTGCTTTTATGCGACATCCGGCGGGCAACCGGGAGACACGGGTTTTCTCGAGCGCGAGGACGGCAGCCGCATCGACATCGTCGAGACCCGGCACGGCGCGACCAAGGACGTCATCGCTCACATGCCTGCCGGCGGCGCGCCCACGCCGGCGGTCGGCGAGAAGCTCGTGCTGCACATCGACTGGCCGCGCCGCTACCGGCTGATGCGCATGCACACGGCCTGCCATCTGCTGTCGGTCGTCTGCCCCTTCCCGATCACCGGCGCAGCCGTGGGCGAGGAGGAAAGCCGCGTGGACTTCGACATGAGCGAAACGATCGACAAGGACGAGGTCACGGCAGCGCTGATGAAACTCGTCGAAGAGAACCATCCGGTCTACGTGCAGTGGATCACCGACGAGGAGCTGGCCGCCAATCCGGGCATTGTCAAGTCGAAGAATGTCCGCCCGCCGATGGGGCTTGGCCGGGTCAGTCTCGTCTGCATCGGCGAGAATTCATCGATCGACAGCCAGCCCTGCGGCGGAACGCATGTTTCGGAGACGCAGGAAGTGGGTGCGATCCACATTGCCAAGATCGAGAAGAAGGGCAAGGAAAACAGACGTTTCCGTATACGCTTCGCGACGCCCGAAGATGGGGTTGCGGTCTAG
- the sseA gene encoding 3-mercaptopyruvate sulfurtransferase — MYGDNENKSRFVVSADWLEQRLDDPSVKIVDASWYLPAQNRDGQAEYAAAHIPGAVFFDQDAIADRSSTLPHTLPSPVAFANAVGAMGISENDTIVVYDGPGIFTAPRVWWMFRIMGAKNVFVLDGGMDGWKVDGRPTTTEVPKFSPQVFNAVFNPNAVTSFERMRDVVEHRLSQIADARSAGRFAGEEPEPRAGMRSGHMPGARSLPSGVFSEKGRFKDLDALRRTFADAGIDLTKPVVTSCGSGITAAIITLALQSLGHEDNTLYDGSWSEWGSRPDTPVAIGKE, encoded by the coding sequence ATGTATGGTGATAACGAAAACAAGAGCCGCTTTGTCGTTTCTGCGGATTGGCTTGAACAGCGCCTCGATGATCCGTCGGTCAAGATAGTCGATGCCTCCTGGTATCTGCCGGCGCAGAACCGCGACGGGCAAGCCGAATACGCCGCCGCGCACATTCCCGGGGCGGTCTTCTTCGATCAGGACGCGATCGCCGATCGGTCGAGCACGCTGCCGCACACCCTGCCCTCCCCCGTGGCATTCGCCAACGCCGTGGGCGCAATGGGAATCAGCGAGAACGACACGATCGTCGTCTACGACGGCCCGGGGATTTTCACCGCTCCGAGAGTCTGGTGGATGTTCCGAATCATGGGCGCCAAAAACGTCTTCGTTCTCGATGGCGGGATGGACGGCTGGAAAGTGGACGGCCGGCCGACGACGACCGAGGTCCCGAAATTCAGCCCGCAGGTTTTCAACGCAGTCTTCAACCCGAACGCCGTCACATCGTTCGAGCGCATGAGAGATGTCGTCGAGCACCGGCTCTCGCAGATTGCCGATGCGCGCAGCGCCGGGCGCTTCGCCGGAGAGGAACCGGAACCGCGGGCCGGAATGCGGTCGGGCCATATGCCGGGTGCAAGGAGCCTGCCTTCGGGCGTATTCTCCGAAAAGGGCAGGTTCAAGGATCTCGATGCGCTGCGCCGGACTTTCGCGGATGCCGGCATCGATCTGACGAAGCCGGTCGTCACGAGCTGCGGCTCCGGCATTACCGCCGCCATCATCACGCTTGCGCTTCAATCCTTGGGACACGAGGACAATACGCTTTATGATGGCTCCTGGTCGGAATGGGGTAGCCGGCCGGATACTCCGGTTGCAATCGGTAAAGAGTGA
- a CDS encoding GNAT family N-acetyltransferase produces the protein MPRSKPAAITAHVTELEMTSPPKQSLPMPINIHTAILRVSDIPLAYYRFLYLRVGKRWHWAERLRMSDDDLAAILHDKRTTVMVLYVDGAPAGFFEFRQLDDDVIDLTHFGLMEHALGLGLGKWFLLQTLFAAWAMNPRKVTVTTNNLDHPRALQLYQQFGFSPVATRETVVEPLSDEELLTFAKKL, from the coding sequence ATGCCAAGGTCAAAGCCTGCCGCGATCACGGCGCACGTGACCGAACTCGAAATGACGTCGCCGCCGAAGCAAAGTCTGCCGATGCCGATCAACATCCATACGGCGATCCTGCGCGTTTCGGATATTCCGCTCGCCTATTACCGCTTTCTCTATCTGCGTGTCGGAAAGCGCTGGCACTGGGCGGAGCGCCTGCGCATGAGCGACGACGATCTGGCGGCTATCCTCCACGACAAGCGAACGACGGTCATGGTCCTCTATGTGGACGGTGCGCCGGCGGGTTTCTTCGAATTCCGGCAACTCGACGATGACGTCATCGACCTCACCCATTTCGGGCTCATGGAGCACGCGCTCGGCCTGGGACTTGGTAAGTGGTTTTTGCTGCAGACATTGTTTGCGGCCTGGGCCATGAACCCGCGCAAGGTCACGGTCACGACGAACAATCTCGATCACCCCCGGGCGCTGCAGCTTTACCAGCAGTTCGGCTTTTCTCCGGTCGCGACGCGGGAGACGGTGGTCGAGCCGCTGAGCGACGAGGAACTTCTCACCTTCGCGAAGAAGCTCTGA
- a CDS encoding DUF1203 domain-containing protein, producing the protein MKLNYVAMPVEEAERLRQGGRDAYGHRPERRVSDGDGVPCRHCLRNVDEGQPYLVLAYRPFSSVQAYAETGPIFMHAENCAVHDGASVPPILASSKSYLLRGYGSDERIVYGTGGAVDAEYLEQRAEELLARPDVAFVHVRSGKYNCYQCRIEAA; encoded by the coding sequence ATGAAACTCAATTACGTTGCAATGCCCGTCGAAGAGGCGGAGCGGCTAAGGCAAGGCGGGCGGGATGCCTATGGCCACCGGCCCGAGCGGCGCGTTTCGGACGGCGACGGCGTGCCGTGCCGGCACTGTCTTCGTAATGTCGATGAAGGCCAGCCTTATCTCGTTCTGGCCTACCGGCCGTTTTCGTCGGTCCAGGCCTATGCCGAAACGGGACCGATCTTCATGCATGCCGAAAATTGCGCGGTTCACGACGGAGCCTCCGTGCCGCCGATTCTCGCGTCCAGCAAGAGCTATCTTCTGCGTGGCTACGGGAGTGATGAGCGCATCGTCTACGGTACCGGCGGGGCCGTCGATGCCGAGTACCTCGAGCAGCGGGCCGAGGAATTGCTGGCACGGCCGGACGTCGCCTTCGTGCATGTTCGCTCGGGAAAATACAACTGCTACCAGTGCCGCATCGAAGCGGCCTGA